A genomic segment from Blastococcus sp. PRF04-17 encodes:
- the greA gene encoding transcription elongation factor GreA, with translation MSTPTDEQHQGVWLTQEAHDRLKAELDQLVAGRPAMAAEINARREEGDLRENGGYHAAKDEQGKQEARIRQLTDLLRKARVGDAPKTATNAELGTVITIRFAGDDDTEKFLLGSREIAGTTDLTVYSPESALGSAIMGAAPGTTVTYQAPNGRDISVEVVAVEPFVP, from the coding sequence GTGTCCACCCCGACCGACGAGCAGCACCAGGGCGTCTGGCTCACCCAGGAGGCCCACGACCGGCTGAAGGCCGAGCTCGACCAGTTGGTGGCCGGGCGCCCGGCGATGGCCGCGGAGATCAACGCCCGGCGCGAGGAAGGCGACCTCCGGGAGAACGGCGGCTACCACGCCGCCAAGGACGAGCAAGGCAAGCAGGAGGCCCGCATCCGGCAGCTGACCGACCTCCTGCGCAAGGCGCGGGTCGGCGACGCCCCCAAGACGGCGACGAACGCGGAACTGGGCACCGTCATCACCATCCGGTTCGCCGGCGACGACGACACCGAGAAGTTCCTGCTCGGCTCCCGGGAGATCGCCGGGACGACGGACCTCACGGTGTACTCGCCGGAGTCCGCGCTGGGCTCGGCGATCATGGGGGCCGCCCCCGGCACCACGGTGACCTACCAGGCGCCCAACGGCCGCGACATCAGCGTCGAGGTCGTCGCGGTCGAGCCGTTCGTCCCCTGA
- a CDS encoding M3 family metallopeptidase: MNATGSSPVSPDNPLAEPSGLPFGLPPFGDITPEHCREALLAGMAEQRAEVTAIVGSTEPPTFDNTIVALERSGALLTRAWNVFGNLTSSVSTPRMREIEREIAPLEAAHDDAIRLDPALFARIDAVHDTRHDAGLDDEAVRLVERYHLDFVLAGAGLDVAGRERLTQLNQEISTLSTTFGQNLQLATEAAAISVGDAAELDGLDDEAIAAAATAAADRGGEGYLITLLLPSGQPLLAKLRNRALRQRVFEASLGRASAGDHDNRPVAERIARLRAERARLLGFDTHADVVLADSTARTTAAVDEMLASMVPASVANANAEADILRAVAARDGVELAPWDWAFYSEQVRAERYAVDTTALRPYFELDRVLVDGVFHAAELLYGYTFTPRPDLAGYHPDVRVWEVGDADGRAVGLYLGDFFARDGKRGGAWMSSFVRQSRLLGGQPVVVNNLNVSRAADGQPTLLTLDEVNTLFHEFGHALHGLSSAVTYPRFSGTAVPRDFVEFPSQVNEMWALWPDVLAHYAKHVETGEPLADDAVKAIDAAQLWGEGFATLEYLAATLLDQAWHRITPETEIGDPITFEQRALEAAGVAHPLVPPRYRTTYFQHIFAGGYAAGYYSYIWSEVLDADTVEWFKENGGLRRENGDTFRGRLLSVGGSVDPLAAFRAVRGRDADPMPLLRRRGLAPVA; the protein is encoded by the coding sequence ATGAACGCGACCGGCAGCTCCCCCGTGTCCCCTGACAACCCGCTGGCCGAGCCGTCGGGCCTGCCCTTCGGCCTGCCGCCGTTCGGCGACATCACGCCCGAGCACTGCCGTGAGGCGCTGTTGGCCGGTATGGCCGAGCAGCGGGCCGAGGTGACCGCGATCGTCGGGTCGACCGAGCCGCCCACGTTCGACAACACGATCGTCGCGCTCGAGCGGTCCGGCGCGCTGCTCACTCGCGCGTGGAACGTGTTCGGCAACCTCACCTCGTCGGTGTCGACGCCGCGGATGCGCGAGATCGAGCGCGAGATCGCGCCGCTGGAGGCGGCGCACGACGACGCCATCCGGCTCGACCCCGCGCTGTTCGCCCGGATCGACGCCGTCCACGACACCCGGCACGACGCCGGCCTGGACGACGAAGCGGTGCGCCTCGTCGAGCGCTACCACCTGGACTTCGTGCTGGCCGGCGCCGGGCTCGACGTGGCCGGCCGGGAGCGGCTGACCCAGCTCAACCAGGAGATCTCGACCCTGTCGACGACGTTCGGGCAGAACCTCCAGCTGGCGACCGAGGCCGCGGCGATCTCAGTGGGCGACGCCGCCGAGCTCGACGGCCTGGACGACGAGGCGATCGCCGCCGCCGCGACGGCGGCGGCCGACCGGGGCGGGGAGGGCTACCTGATCACCCTGCTCCTGCCGAGCGGCCAGCCGCTGCTGGCCAAGCTGCGCAACCGGGCGCTCCGGCAGCGGGTGTTCGAGGCCTCGCTGGGCCGGGCGTCGGCGGGGGACCACGACAACCGGCCGGTGGCCGAGCGGATCGCGCGGCTGCGCGCCGAGCGGGCCCGGCTCCTGGGCTTCGACACCCACGCCGACGTCGTCCTGGCCGATTCCACCGCCCGCACGACGGCGGCGGTGGACGAGATGCTGGCGTCGATGGTCCCGGCATCGGTGGCGAACGCGAACGCCGAGGCCGACATCCTCCGCGCGGTCGCGGCGCGAGACGGTGTCGAGCTTGCTCCCTGGGACTGGGCGTTCTACAGCGAGCAGGTGCGCGCCGAGCGCTACGCGGTCGACACGACGGCGCTGCGGCCGTACTTCGAACTGGACCGGGTCCTGGTCGACGGCGTCTTCCACGCCGCCGAGCTGCTCTACGGCTACACGTTCACGCCGCGGCCCGATCTGGCCGGTTACCACCCCGACGTGCGGGTGTGGGAGGTCGGCGACGCCGACGGCCGGGCCGTGGGGCTGTACCTCGGCGACTTCTTCGCCCGTGACGGCAAGCGCGGTGGCGCCTGGATGAGCTCGTTCGTGCGCCAGTCGCGGCTGCTGGGCGGACAGCCCGTCGTCGTCAACAACCTCAACGTCTCGCGCGCCGCCGACGGCCAGCCGACGCTGCTGACCCTGGACGAGGTGAACACGCTCTTCCACGAGTTCGGCCACGCCCTCCACGGGCTGAGCTCGGCGGTCACCTACCCGCGGTTCTCCGGTACGGCCGTTCCGCGGGACTTCGTCGAGTTCCCGAGCCAGGTCAACGAGATGTGGGCGCTCTGGCCGGACGTGCTCGCCCACTACGCGAAGCACGTGGAGACCGGCGAGCCGCTCGCCGACGACGCGGTCAAGGCGATCGACGCCGCCCAGTTGTGGGGCGAGGGCTTCGCCACCCTGGAGTACCTGGCCGCGACCCTGCTCGACCAGGCGTGGCACCGGATCACGCCGGAGACCGAGATCGGGGACCCGATCACGTTCGAGCAGCGGGCGCTGGAGGCGGCCGGTGTCGCGCACCCGCTGGTGCCGCCGCGCTACCGGACGACCTACTTCCAGCACATCTTCGCGGGTGGGTACGCGGCCGGGTACTACTCCTACATCTGGTCGGAGGTCCTCGACGCCGACACCGTGGAGTGGTTCAAGGAGAACGGTGGCCTGCGTCGCGAGAACGGCGACACCTTCCGCGGCCGCCTGCTGTCGGTGGGCGGCTCGGTCGACCCGCTGGCCGCGTTCCGCGCCGTCCGCGGTCGGGACGCCGACCCGATGCCGCTGCTCCGCCGTCGCGGCCTCGCCCCGGTCGCCTGA
- a CDS encoding GNAT family N-acetyltransferase, translated as MRVDEVPAEATYALRGAVLRPDGGDIVWPGDEDPTTFHLGAMIDDRVVGVVRFSPVPCPWRPLARAAWQLRGMATEVAVRGSGAGRAMVEDGLRRVAERGGDVVWCDARVSAVGFYERMGFEVVTGEYDKPGIGPHRGMLRDLTPADGSRSG; from the coding sequence ATGCGCGTCGACGAGGTGCCGGCCGAGGCGACGTACGCCCTGCGCGGGGCGGTGCTGCGGCCGGACGGCGGCGACATCGTCTGGCCCGGCGACGAGGACCCGACGACCTTCCACCTGGGCGCCATGATCGACGACCGCGTCGTCGGCGTCGTCCGGTTCTCCCCCGTCCCCTGCCCGTGGCGGCCGCTGGCGCGGGCGGCCTGGCAGCTGCGCGGCATGGCCACCGAGGTCGCCGTACGCGGCAGCGGGGCCGGCCGGGCGATGGTCGAGGACGGGCTGCGGCGCGTGGCCGAGCGCGGCGGCGACGTCGTGTGGTGCGACGCCCGCGTGTCCGCCGTCGGGTTCTACGAGCGGATGGGCTTCGAGGTCGTCACCGGCGAGTACGACAAGCCGGGCATCGGCCCTCATCGCGGGATGCTGCGCGACCTCACACCGGCGGATGGTTCCCGCTCGGGCTGA
- the ilvA gene encoding threonine ammonia-lyase, whose translation MPEPEVPLVSGADVAAAATLLAGVVRRTPLWHSRGLADRVGGPVWLKCENLQRTGSFKIRGAYARIARLTDAERARGVVAASAGNHAQGVALAARLLGTKATVFMPDAAPLPKVAATRAYGAEIHLGGPTLTEALAAATDHAERSGAVFIHPFDHPDVIAGQGTVGLELLDDCPDVETVVVGAGGGGLVSGIAAAVRARRPDVRIVAVQAETAACFPGSLAAGRPVALEAMATMADGIAVAAPGDLTLAHVAGLVDEVRTVSEEDLSQALLFCLERAKMVVEPAGVAAVAAVLADPAAFAPPVVAVVSGGNIDPVLLLKVVQHGMAAAGRYLSLSLRVPDRPGSLAAVLAELAAVGANVLEVEHERTSTSLHVGEVEVFVVLETRGPDHAAEVCAALTRAGYAVTPG comes from the coding sequence ATGCCCGAGCCCGAGGTCCCTCTCGTCAGCGGTGCCGACGTGGCGGCCGCGGCGACCCTGCTGGCCGGCGTCGTCCGGCGCACGCCGCTCTGGCACTCCCGGGGCCTGGCCGACCGTGTCGGCGGTCCGGTCTGGCTCAAGTGCGAGAACCTGCAGCGCACCGGGTCGTTCAAGATCCGCGGCGCCTACGCCCGCATCGCCCGGCTGACCGACGCCGAGCGCGCCCGCGGGGTGGTCGCCGCCAGCGCCGGGAACCACGCGCAGGGCGTGGCCCTCGCCGCTCGGTTGCTCGGCACGAAGGCCACGGTCTTCATGCCCGACGCCGCGCCGCTGCCCAAGGTCGCCGCCACCCGCGCGTACGGCGCCGAGATCCACCTCGGCGGGCCGACGCTGACCGAGGCGCTGGCGGCCGCGACCGATCACGCCGAGCGCAGCGGGGCGGTGTTCATCCACCCGTTCGACCACCCCGACGTGATCGCCGGGCAGGGCACGGTCGGGCTGGAACTGCTCGACGACTGCCCCGACGTGGAGACGGTCGTGGTCGGCGCGGGAGGTGGCGGGCTCGTCTCCGGCATCGCGGCGGCGGTGCGCGCCCGCCGTCCCGACGTCCGGATCGTCGCCGTCCAGGCCGAGACGGCCGCCTGCTTCCCCGGCTCGCTGGCCGCCGGCCGTCCGGTGGCCCTCGAGGCGATGGCGACGATGGCCGACGGCATCGCGGTCGCCGCCCCCGGCGACCTCACCCTCGCCCACGTCGCCGGGTTGGTCGACGAGGTGCGCACGGTGAGCGAGGAGGATCTCTCCCAGGCGCTGTTGTTCTGCCTGGAGCGCGCCAAGATGGTCGTCGAGCCGGCCGGCGTGGCCGCGGTGGCCGCCGTCCTCGCCGACCCGGCGGCCTTCGCGCCTCCGGTGGTCGCCGTCGTGTCCGGCGGCAACATCGACCCCGTGCTGCTGCTCAAGGTCGTGCAGCACGGCATGGCGGCGGCCGGTCGCTACCTGTCGCTCAGCCTCCGGGTGCCTGACCGCCCCGGCTCGCTCGCGGCCGTGCTGGCCGAGCTGGCCGCCGTCGGCGCCAACGTGCTCGAGGTGGAGCACGAGCGCACGTCGACCAGCCTGCACGTGGGCGAGGTGGAGGTCTTCGTGGTCCTCGAGACCCGCGGTCCGGACCACGCGGCGGAGGTGTGCGCGGCGCTCACGCGGGCGGGCTACGCGGTCACGCCGGGCTGA
- a CDS encoding sigma 54-interacting transcriptional regulator, giving the protein MSDLAPPATPSPAPTTLGALRESGATFRPVKAELRANLLARLGSGQPSLPGIVGFEDTVVPEVERALIAGHDLVLLGERGQGKTRLIRTLVGLLDEWTPVLVGSELNEHPLHPISVWAHRQIAQHGDATPVGWLHRSDRFGEKLATPDTSVGDLIGDVDPIKVAEGRTLGDPETVHYGLVPRTNRGIFSINELPDLAERIQVALLNVLEERDIQIRGYRVRLPLDLLLVASANPEDYTNRGRIITPLKDRFGAEVRTHYPIELADEIRLLRQEAHTSGLGDGHLDHPLVPDHLVEIIARFTRLVRESNHVDQRSGVSARFAIAGLETVTASAVRRAAIAGESRPVARVVDLPSVVPASRGKVEFADSGSDPDDEREIEVLEHLLRQATAQTFRARCAGLDLTGLQEHFTGGETVESGELVPAPALLGQLGTIPRLAELLGGSACPRASTPPSRRPPRSSSPWKVCT; this is encoded by the coding sequence GTGAGCGACCTGGCTCCCCCAGCCACCCCCTCCCCCGCCCCGACGACCCTCGGCGCCCTCCGCGAGAGCGGCGCCACCTTCCGGCCGGTGAAGGCCGAACTCCGCGCGAACCTGCTCGCCCGGCTGGGCTCCGGGCAGCCCAGCCTCCCCGGCATCGTCGGGTTCGAGGACACCGTCGTCCCCGAGGTGGAGCGGGCCCTCATCGCCGGGCACGACCTCGTCCTGCTCGGCGAGCGTGGCCAGGGCAAGACGCGGCTCATCCGCACGCTGGTCGGCCTGCTCGACGAGTGGACGCCGGTCCTGGTCGGCAGCGAGCTCAACGAGCACCCGCTGCACCCCATCAGCGTCTGGGCCCACCGGCAGATCGCCCAGCACGGCGACGCCACCCCGGTCGGCTGGCTGCACCGCAGCGACCGCTTCGGCGAGAAGCTGGCCACGCCGGACACCAGCGTCGGCGACCTCATCGGCGACGTCGACCCGATCAAGGTGGCCGAGGGACGCACCCTCGGCGACCCGGAGACCGTCCACTACGGCCTGGTGCCCCGCACCAACCGCGGCATCTTCAGCATCAACGAACTGCCCGATCTGGCCGAGCGCATCCAGGTCGCGCTGCTCAACGTGCTCGAGGAGCGCGACATCCAGATCCGCGGCTACCGGGTGCGGCTGCCCCTGGACCTGCTGCTGGTGGCCAGCGCCAACCCGGAGGACTACACCAACCGCGGGCGGATCATCACCCCGCTCAAGGACCGCTTCGGCGCCGAGGTCCGCACCCACTACCCGATCGAGCTCGCCGACGAGATCCGGCTGCTGCGCCAGGAGGCGCACACCTCCGGGCTGGGCGACGGCCACCTGGACCACCCGCTGGTCCCCGACCACCTGGTCGAGATCATCGCCCGGTTCACCCGGCTGGTCCGCGAGTCCAACCACGTCGACCAGCGCTCCGGCGTCAGCGCTCGCTTCGCCATCGCCGGGCTCGAGACGGTCACCGCGTCAGCGGTCCGCCGGGCCGCGATCGCCGGGGAGAGCCGACCGGTGGCCCGGGTGGTCGACCTGCCGAGCGTCGTCCCGGCCAGCCGGGGCAAGGTCGAGTTCGCCGACTCCGGGTCCGACCCCGACGACGAGCGCGAGATCGAGGTCCTCGAGCACCTGCTCCGGCAGGCCACCGCGCAGACCTTCCGGGCGCGGTGCGCCGGCCTGGACCTGACCGGGCTGCAGGAGCACTTCACCGGCGGGGAGACCGTCGAGTCCGGCGAGCTCGTCCCGGCCCCGGCGCTGCTGGGCCAGCTGGGCACCATCCCCCGCCTGGCGGAGCTGCTGGGCGGCTCGGCGTGCCCGAGGGCGAGCACTCCGCCGAGCAGGCGGCCGCCGCGGTCGAGTTCGCCCTGGAAGGTCTGTACCTGA
- a CDS encoding RNHCP domain-containing protein, with translation MARSRRAENTGFRCVHCGLQVPANTDGHYRNHCPFCLWSLHVDELPGDRRSDCRQPMEPVGLVEKSGKGWQVVHRCTACGHRQPNRLVREGDSPDDLDLVLQLPWL, from the coding sequence GTGGCCCGCTCCCGGCGAGCGGAGAACACCGGTTTCCGCTGCGTGCACTGCGGGCTGCAGGTGCCGGCCAACACCGACGGGCACTACCGCAACCATTGCCCGTTCTGCCTGTGGTCGCTACACGTCGACGAGCTGCCCGGCGACCGGCGGAGCGACTGCCGGCAGCCCATGGAGCCCGTCGGTCTGGTCGAGAAGTCGGGCAAGGGCTGGCAGGTGGTGCACCGCTGCACGGCGTGCGGCCACCGCCAGCCCAACCGGCTGGTCCGCGAGGGCGACAGCCCCGACGACCTCGACCTCGTGCTGCAACTCCCCTGGCTGTGA
- a CDS encoding AMIN-like domain-containing (lipo)protein, whose product MSRTPLRLLVLALAAALAAVVLPATAQAAPYCGITWGSGAKQAGSSAPAIRGTELTAVRAGQHACYDRLVLDITGSTRVASYRVEYVPAVRADGSGAVIPLRGGAFLQITVGVNNYARPPANSGNVADVSGFRTFRQVAGAGSFEGYTSEGLGVRARLPFRVFTISGPGSTVRVVLDVAHAW is encoded by the coding sequence ATGTCCCGAACCCCGCTCCGCCTTCTCGTCCTCGCCCTCGCCGCGGCGCTCGCGGCCGTCGTCCTCCCCGCCACCGCCCAGGCCGCCCCGTACTGCGGGATCACCTGGGGCTCGGGTGCCAAGCAGGCAGGGAGTTCCGCCCCCGCGATCCGCGGCACCGAGCTGACCGCCGTCCGGGCCGGGCAGCATGCCTGCTACGACCGGTTGGTCCTCGACATCACCGGCAGCACTCGTGTCGCGTCCTACCGCGTGGAGTACGTGCCCGCTGTGCGCGCCGATGGCTCCGGCGCCGTCATCCCCCTGCGCGGCGGTGCATTCCTGCAGATCACCGTCGGTGTGAACAACTACGCCCGCCCGCCGGCCAACTCCGGGAACGTGGCCGACGTCAGCGGCTTCCGGACGTTCCGCCAGGTGGCGGGCGCGGGCAGCTTCGAGGGCTACACCAGCGAGGGACTGGGCGTCCGCGCGCGGCTGCCGTTCCGCGTCTTCACCATCTCCGGGCCCGGCTCGACCGTGCGCGTCGTCCTCGACGTCGCCCACGCCTGGTAG
- a CDS encoding VWA domain-containing protein: protein MAQRAPRGYRYGRWRGGPDPLAAPYDLGNAVDEIGDSVLGGSGVREALRELLRRGTEGRRGLDELRRSVRERLRQARTAGRMDGTLQEVRELLDRALTAERRALFPDPDDSARLAEAELDALPDDTAGAVRALKDYPWRSDEGRQAYEQIQDLLRREVLDSSFASMKQALENASAADMQAVKDMVADLSQLLDAHNRGEDTDQQFRDFMDRHGQFFPDDPQSIEELIDSLARRAAAQERMMAGLSPEQRAELADLMAQTMSDMGLASEMAHLQDALRQARPDLPWGQRGQVPDGEQSLGMGDATSAVAELADLEALSSQLSQGYAGASLADIDEELLERALGRPAVDDLAALRQLERELERQGYLNRSDGRLELSPKAVRRLGSTALRRVFAKLQSTGRGEHDVADAGAAGELTGGSREWRFGDEQPLDVVRTVRNAVLRTAHEPRAEHDRHVRIAVDDFEVVETERRTGAAVALLVDLSYSMALRGTWGAAKSTAMALHSLVTTRFPQDAIQIIGFSSTAQVLRPETLAELSVDTLQGTNLQHGMMLARRFLARHRDAEPVVLVVTDGEPTAHLEDDGTPFFCWPPMPETIARTVAEVERVARTGATVNVFALDPDPGLVHFVHDLTQRAGGRVFQPDSEHLGEYVVADYLRARRGRGRHPR from the coding sequence GTGGCGCAGCGGGCCCCGCGGGGCTACCGGTACGGCCGCTGGCGGGGCGGACCCGACCCGCTGGCCGCGCCCTACGACCTCGGCAACGCCGTCGACGAGATCGGTGACTCGGTGCTCGGCGGGAGCGGCGTGCGCGAGGCGCTGCGGGAACTGCTGCGCCGGGGCACCGAGGGTCGGCGCGGCCTCGACGAGCTGCGCCGGTCGGTCCGCGAGCGGCTGCGCCAGGCCCGCACCGCCGGACGCATGGACGGCACGCTCCAGGAGGTCCGCGAGCTGCTGGACAGGGCGCTCACCGCCGAGCGGCGCGCGCTGTTCCCCGACCCGGACGACTCCGCGCGGCTGGCCGAGGCGGAACTCGACGCGCTGCCCGACGACACGGCCGGCGCCGTCCGGGCGCTCAAGGACTACCCGTGGCGCTCCGACGAGGGCCGGCAGGCCTACGAGCAGATCCAGGACCTCCTGCGCCGCGAGGTGCTCGACAGCTCCTTCGCCTCCATGAAGCAGGCGCTGGAGAACGCCTCGGCCGCGGACATGCAAGCGGTCAAGGACATGGTCGCCGACCTGTCGCAGCTGCTCGATGCGCACAATCGCGGCGAGGACACCGACCAGCAGTTCCGCGACTTCATGGACAGGCACGGGCAGTTCTTCCCGGATGACCCCCAGTCCATCGAGGAGCTGATCGACTCCCTCGCCCGCCGCGCGGCCGCCCAGGAACGCATGATGGCCGGCCTCTCCCCCGAGCAGCGGGCCGAGCTCGCCGACCTGATGGCGCAGACGATGTCGGACATGGGGCTGGCCAGCGAGATGGCGCATCTCCAGGACGCGCTGCGGCAGGCCCGGCCCGACCTGCCCTGGGGGCAGCGCGGGCAGGTTCCCGACGGCGAGCAGTCGCTCGGCATGGGCGACGCGACCAGCGCGGTGGCCGAGCTCGCCGACCTCGAGGCCCTGTCCAGCCAGCTGTCGCAGGGGTACGCGGGGGCCTCGCTGGCCGACATCGACGAGGAGCTGCTCGAGCGCGCCCTCGGCCGCCCGGCGGTCGACGACCTCGCCGCGCTGCGCCAGCTGGAGCGGGAGCTCGAGCGGCAGGGGTACCTCAACCGGTCCGACGGCCGGCTCGAGCTCTCCCCCAAGGCCGTGCGCCGGCTCGGGTCCACCGCGCTGCGACGGGTGTTCGCGAAGCTGCAGTCCACCGGCCGCGGCGAGCACGACGTCGCCGACGCCGGCGCCGCCGGGGAACTGACCGGCGGCTCGCGGGAGTGGCGGTTCGGCGACGAACAGCCGCTGGACGTCGTCCGGACGGTGCGGAACGCCGTCCTGCGGACGGCGCACGAACCGCGCGCCGAGCACGACCGGCACGTCCGCATCGCCGTCGACGACTTCGAGGTCGTGGAGACCGAGCGGCGCACCGGCGCGGCGGTGGCGCTGCTGGTCGACCTCTCCTACTCGATGGCGCTGCGCGGCACGTGGGGCGCGGCGAAGTCGACCGCCATGGCGCTGCACTCGCTGGTGACCACCCGCTTCCCGCAGGACGCCATCCAGATCATCGGCTTTTCCTCGACCGCGCAAGTGCTGCGCCCGGAGACCCTCGCCGAGCTGTCGGTCGACACGCTGCAGGGCACCAACCTGCAGCACGGGATGATGCTGGCACGACGGTTCCTGGCCAGGCACCGGGACGCCGAGCCGGTGGTCCTGGTGGTCACCGACGGCGAGCCGACGGCGCACCTGGAGGACGACGGGACGCCGTTCTTCTGCTGGCCGCCGATGCCCGAGACCATCGCCCGGACGGTGGCCGAGGTCGAGCGGGTGGCGCGCACGGGTGCGACGGTGAACGTCTTCGCCCTCGACCCCGACCCGGGGCTGGTGCACTTCGTGCACGACCTGACCCAGCGCGCCGGCGGCCGGGTGTTCCAGCCGGACTCCGAGCACCTGGGCGAGTACGTGGTAGCGGACTATCTGCGCGCCCGCCGCGGCCGGGGCCGGCACCCCCGCTAG
- the mca gene encoding mycothiol conjugate amidase Mca has product MTEPDQLRLLAVHAHPDDESSKGAATMAKYVADGVRVMVATCTGGERGSVLNPAMDRPEVWERLPEIRREEMARAREILGVEQEFLGFVDSGLPEGDPLPPLPEGCFALVPVEEAAAPLVALIRRFRPQVITTYDERGGYPHPDHIKTHEISVHAFEAAGDPDRYPELGEPWQPSKLYYHMSFTLPRTKALHEAILASGAESPYAEWLENWDPAHDISHRVTTRVPCAEYFPVRDAALIAHATQIDPEGRWFACPQDVQQRVWPTEDYELARSLVDVPVPEDDLFAGVRSEVTVR; this is encoded by the coding sequence GTGACCGAACCCGACCAGTTGCGGCTGCTGGCCGTCCACGCGCATCCGGACGACGAGTCGAGCAAGGGCGCCGCGACGATGGCGAAGTACGTGGCCGACGGCGTGCGCGTGATGGTGGCGACCTGCACCGGCGGCGAGCGCGGCTCCGTGCTCAACCCGGCGATGGACCGCCCAGAGGTCTGGGAGCGGCTGCCCGAGATCCGCCGGGAGGAGATGGCCCGGGCGCGCGAGATCCTGGGTGTCGAGCAGGAGTTCCTCGGTTTCGTCGACTCGGGGCTGCCCGAGGGCGACCCGCTGCCACCGCTGCCCGAGGGCTGCTTCGCGCTGGTGCCGGTCGAGGAGGCCGCGGCGCCGCTGGTGGCGCTCATCCGGCGCTTCCGGCCGCAGGTGATCACCACCTACGACGAGCGCGGCGGCTATCCGCACCCCGACCACATCAAGACGCACGAGATCTCCGTGCACGCCTTCGAGGCCGCCGGTGATCCGGACCGCTATCCCGAACTCGGCGAGCCCTGGCAGCCGAGCAAGCTCTACTACCACATGAGCTTCACGCTGCCGCGCACGAAGGCGCTGCACGAGGCGATCCTGGCCAGCGGGGCGGAGTCGCCCTACGCCGAGTGGCTGGAGAACTGGGACCCGGCGCACGACATCTCCCATCGGGTGACCACGCGCGTGCCCTGCGCCGAGTACTTCCCCGTGCGCGACGCGGCGCTGATCGCGCACGCCACCCAGATCGACCCGGAGGGCCGCTGGTTCGCCTGCCCGCAGGACGTGCAGCAGCGGGTGTGGCCCACCGAGGACTACGAGCTGGCGCGGTCACTGGTCGACGTCCCCGTGCCCGAGGACGACCTCTTCGCCGGCGTCCGCAGTGAGGTGACCGTGCGATGA